GCCCTATTCGCGACGCTCCACACGCTGGGGCGCAGTGACGCAGGTCCGTCGGTCACCCTCGAAATCTCCACCCAGTTCATCGGCGGGGGCGATCCCAATCGCCCGCTGGATGCGGTCAGCGAAGTGATGCGCGAGACCGGCCGGCTGCTGTTCGTTCGCGGCACGGTCGAACAGGACGACGATATCGTCGCCGCCTATTCCGGTATCGTGAGGAAACTGCCGCCAAGATGAGCGGCATGCTGAGCCGATACGAGGC
Above is a genomic segment from Erythrobacter sp. 3-20A1M containing:
- a CDS encoding PaaI family thioesterase, with the translated sequence MAIADDAFETGPDPDHPGWNQWNLRDETLFNTAVLGRLIVRREDERCRLRMFPQRRHENLQGMVHGAATQGLIDIALFATLHTLGRSDAGPSVTLEISTQFIGGGDPNRPLDAVSEVMRETGRLLFVRGTVEQDDDIVAAYSGIVRKLPPR